The genomic segment GATCCAGGCGCTGAATGCCGACATGCCGTTTGATCGTTTCAGCATCGAACAACTCGCCGGCGATATGTTGCCCCAGCCCACCCTGGCCCAGCTCGTGGCCACGGGTTTTCATCGCAATACCCAGATCAACCAAGAGGGCGGCATTGATAAGGAGCAATTCCGCATCGAGTCCGTCTTTGATCGTGTGGCCACCACCGGCACTGTTTGGTTAGGCCTCACCATCGGCTGCGCCCAGTGCCATGATCATAAGTTCGATGCCATCAGCCATGAGGAATACTTCCAGTTCTTCGCCTTCCTCAATAACCAGGACGAACCCACTCTCAACCTGCCAGACCCGCATCTGGATAAAGCCGCACTTCAGGCCGAACAAAAAGCGCTTCAAGAAAAGATCACCGCCTACATCGCTCGTCATCAAAAAGACTTCACGCAGTGGGAGGCAGAGCTTTCTCCAGCTAGCCGTGCACAACTGCCCAAAGATCGGCAAGCCGCGCTGAAGCGGCCCGCCGCTCAGCGTAGCCTCACGCAGCAGCGGCTGCTCTTCGCCAGTGGTCCGGGGGTGGCAGACCAGGAGTTTCGTGCTTTCAATGAGCGCTACATGGAGATCACCGGCCTGCTGGAGCGAGGCCTGACCACCTTGGTCATGAAGGAGCTGCCTCAGCCACGCAAAACCACGCTTTTTATCAAAGGCGATTTTACCCGCCCGGCTGCTGAGCAAAAGCCCGCTGTGCCCGCCGTTTTGCATGATCTGACGGTGGCCAACCCCACCCGGTTAGACCTAGCCAAATGGCTGGTCAGTCGGGACAATCCCCTCACCGCGCGGGTCATCGTGAATCGCCTCTGGCAGCAGTACTTTGGCCGGGGTTTGGTGGACACTGAAAATGACTTTGGCACCATGGGCAGCCTGCCTACCCATCCTGAATTGCTGGATTGGCTCGCTGTGGAATTCATGGAAAACGGCTGGAGCCTCAAGCACATGCACCGCCTCATCGTCACCAGTCAGACGTATCGGCAGAGCAGCGTGGCCTCTCAGAATCCGCAGGCCGTCACGCGAGATCCTAACAATATGTGGCTCGGGCGTCAGAACCGCTTGCGCCTGGATGCCGAGATCGTGCGCGATGTCTGCCTTACCTCCAGTGGCCTGCTGGTGCCGAAGCTGGGTGGCCCGCCTGTTTACCCACCTATTCCAGAGGGCGTGCTCAGCCTCGGTCAGGTGAAAAGAAGCTGGCCTTTGAGCAAAGGTGCAGACCGTTATCGTCGTGGCCTCTACACCTTCATCTTTCGCGCCACACCTCCTCCAGGGCTGAGTGTTTTTGATGCGCCAGATGGCTTCAGTACTTGCACGCGCCGTCTGCGTAGCAACACCCCCCTTCAGGCCCTGACCCTGCTCAACGACACCGCTTTTGTGGAGTTCGCCCAGGCGTTGGAAAAGATCGTCAAGAAAGACGGGTTGGAGGCGGCGTTTCAGCGCTGCACCGCCCGTCTGCCCACGGCAGAAGAGCGTGCCACTCTCAGCCTACTGAGCCCCCAAGAAATCTCTCGTGTGCTCCTTAATCTGGATGAAACCATCACGCGGGAGTAGCCGCGCCAGGGGGTATCACAGGCTCGGCGGAGGGGTCGGCGTGACTTCCTTGGACTTGAAGAGTTTGATGATGAGCGTGAACGGCAGCAGAATGATTTTCAGCGCCAAGCCCACGGTCATCGCGACGATTTTCATCGGCACCAGCAAGGCTTTGAAGAGGGGCTTTAACGCCACCTGAACTCCAGGCACCTTCGCATACAAAATGGAGATGCCCAGGATGAGGACGATGCCGATAAACTTGCGCTCTGGGCCGACATGCACCGGGCCTGGAAAGACCTGAAAGCCACTGGCCGGATCACTGAGCAATTCGTAAACCAGGATGCCGCCCACGTAACCGATGAGGACAAACGCGGTGTCTGCCAAGATGGGAAATTTTTCCAGCAGTCGGATGCAGGCCCCGGCGACGAAGCGCAAGGCCAGGATGCCAATGAAGACGCCCGTGCAGACCACCCAGAGTTTCGGGCTCATCGCCACGGCAGCCACCACATTATCCACGCTCAGGCTGAGGTCCATGATTTCGATGCCGATCACCGTAGGCCAAAAGCCGCGCTGATTCGCACTGTCCGGTTTCCCATCATTGTCTTCATCCCCACCGCCCGTGAAGTGCTCACTCATGAGATACACGAGGTAAGCGGCCCCACAGATTTTTAGCCAAGGATTGGCAATGATGTAGGCGGCAAAAGCCAGGCAGATCCCACGGAAAAGATAGGCCCCGATGATACCAAACTTGAGGGCCAAGAACTTCTGCTTCTCCGGCAGGTGATTCGCCATGGCAGCGATGGCCAGGGCATTGTCCACACTCAGCAGACCTTCGATGATGATCAGGGAGATGATGATCGGGAAGGCATCCATCAATTCCGCCGTGGAGGGCAGGGCAAAGGCGAGGAGAGCATCGAGAGGGAAAAGCATGGCGGAGATCGAGAAACGCTTACCTACATGGTCACAAGTCCCTGCCAATGGGTTTTTTCGCTCAAGTGTGTTTCCAGGCGGTCCCCAGCGAAGGCGTTATTTTTCCCCTGCAACCTCTCCTCGCCAAGCTGGATTTTCGCGTCATGGTCAGGCGCATGCGTTGGATTGTTTTATTCTTGCTGGGCTGTGGCTCGGCCATGCTTCAGGCTCAGGAAGGTGCTGATCGTGCAGCGGATGCTCAGGTGCCGAAGGACCAAAACACGATTTTGCAATTGCAGATCTTTTTGGACAAGCACCTCTTTGGCCCTGGCAAGCTGGATGGAGCCGTGGGGGAGTTCACTTACAAAGCCGTGGTGAATTACAACTTTGCCAGTGGTAACAGGGATCTTTATGACTGGACACCTGCTCTCAAAGCCGCTGCCAAAGAGGTGCCGGTGGTTTTTGCCGCCTTTAAGATCCGCAGTGATCTGGCCAAGTTTGTGAACCCCAAGTTGCCCGAAAAACCAGAGGACCAGGTGAAGTACGACTACATGGCCTACCGCAGTTATGCCGAGTTGGTGGCAGAGCGCTTTCACACCGACGAAGGTTTTTTAGCCAAGTGCAATCCGGAGCTGAACATGGCCCAGTTGCAACCTGGAGACGTGGTGGTGGTGCCCAATGTGCGCTCTTTCCGCATTGAGGACGTGAAGCCTGTGCAGAGCTTTGCCAAAGACCCCGCACTCAGCACACACACCATCGTAGTGGATACTACGGAGCGCATGGCTGCTGTCTATACCAGCGATGAAAAGCTCCTGGCCGCCTTTCCCATCACCCCGGGGAAACCGGAATTCATCCCCGTGGGCACCTGGAGTGTGAAGACGATGATGACCACCCCGAGCTTCCGTTATGACAAACAATTCCTCGAAGCCGGTGTGCGTGGCAAAGAGGCTTATCAACTGCCCCCCGGACCGAACAGCCCCGTGGGCATTATTTGGTGTGGATTGAGCAAGTCGGGCATCGGCCTGCACGGCACCGCCAGCCCTCGCACGATCGGTCGCAGTCAGAGCGCGGGCTGCGTGCGCTTGGCGAATTGGGATGCCATTCGCTTGCCGACTCTGGTGCGGCCAGAGTCGCGCGTCATCGTCAGGTGAGGTGTCATGGGCTCAGGGCTTCTTCTGAGCGAAGAGCCAAGTCCAAAATTCCTCATTGTCGTAGGTCTGTGTCCAGGAATCGTGAGCGACTCCTGGGTAAAGGGTGAGTTTGGCCGGGCTGCCCACCTTTTGCAGGGCCTTATGCATCTGCAGAGAGTATTCTACCGGCACGGCCTTGTCTTGATCGCCATGGAAGATCCAGCAGGGCTGGGTTTTGAGGCGATCTGCCAGGAGGAAGCCGATGCCAGCGCCGCCGCAAATCGGGGCGATGGCGGCATACGTGTCTGGGTAGGCCAGCGCGGTATCCCAGGTGCCAAAACCCCCCATGCTGATGCCAGTGAGGTAAAGTCGGGAGGTGTCCACCCGGTGAGTGCGGATGATCTCATCCGTCAGCGCTTTCACGCCCTGTTCATTCCAGACGTTTCCCGTGGGGACCTGTGGGCAGACCACGATGGCTTCGAACTTTTTCCCCGCCGCGATGAGTTTCGGCGGGCCGTGTTTTTTCAGCAGTTCCAGATTATCCCCGCGCTCCCCTGCGCCGTGCAGGAAGACGAGGAGGGGCCACTTCTTATCGGCAGCGGCCGCATAGCCTTCCGGGAGGGACAGCAGATACTTATAACCGACTTTCAGGGTGACCTCTCCCTCGAAGGATTGAGGGGTCAATTCCGCAGCAGGCAGAGAAAGAGTCATGGCCAGCGCCAGAATGGCGGCAAAAAGTGGACGAATCATGCCATCGAAACGGGGTCGGGGAAGGGGCTCTTGCTCTGCATTCTGTGAAAAACCTCCTTTCCAGAGGCCACGGCTGGTCCTTTGATAGCAGCCCTCCCCATGCGCGCGCTTTTTTCCAAACCTTGGTTCATTGCCCTTTTGATCCTGCCGCTTTTCATCGGCGGGCTAGTGCGGCTAAAACTGGAGACGGATATCCTCGCCACGCTGCCGGGTGAGGTCCCTGAAGTGCGCGCGCTGAAACTGCTGCGGGACGGCTTTGCTGGCGGCAGTGATTTGCTCATTGCCCTGGAGGCTGAAGATGAAGCGGCGGCGGAGACCGCCATGACGACCCTGGCCGAGCGCCTGCAAAAGCGCACGGATTTGGTGAAGGAGGTGCGCTGGGCCCAGCCCATGGAGCAGCAGGCTCAGTCTGGGGCGGCCTTGATGGCTTGGTCTCTGCAAAACGCAGACCCCGCTCAATTGCGGGCTGTGCGCGCCCGGTTGGAGGGGGAAGGGGCCCAGGTGAAAATCCAGCAGTCTCTACAAACGGTGGCCAATTCCCTGGATGCCGAAAAGGTGCAGCGCGCCTCGTATGATCCGCTGGGCCTGCTGGATAGTCTAGACGCCTCTGCCATGAGTGCGCTGGAAGGTTCCATGTTCGGCCTCGTTTCCGAAGATGGCATGTTCCGCCTGCTGCTAGTGACCCCTGCCACGAGTGTGGGCAATTACAAATCCGCTGAGGCGTGGCTCCAGCAGATCAAAGCCGAGGTGGCCGACTGGCGCGGTGACCAAAAACTGACGCTGCGCTACACAGGTGAGCCAGCCTTCCAGGCCGAGATCGGCGCGGGAATTGAAAAGGACATGTCCAGCACCATTGGCATCACAGAGGTTCTCATTGCGCTGCTTTTCTGGGTCATGTTTCGGCGCTTGAAGCCGCTGCTCTGGATCCAGGGCCTCCTCATGCTCAGCATGGTGCTCACCATGGGCGCGGGGGGCTTGCTGGTGGGAAAACTTTCCATCATGAGCCTGGGCTTTGCCGCCATCGTCCTGGGTATCATCGTGGATTACGCCGTGCTCATCATTCAGGAAGCTAGGCAGCACCCGCACTTGGATGCCAAAGGGCTGCGTCGTTTGGCCGCACCCGGGATCATCGCCGGGGCTTGCACCACGGCCACGGTGTTTCTTTCTCTACTGTTCAGTGGTCTGCCAGGCTTGGCTGAATTGGGCCTGCTGGTGGCTTTAGGTGTCCTTGTGGGGTTGTGTGTGATGCTGGCCTTTGCGCCTCGTTTCACAGCAGGTAAACAACCGCCGAATTCAGTGGTGGAAATCACCGGGCCACCAGCTCGCCCGGGTTTGGCGATCTTGGCAACGCTCTTTTTGTTAGGTGGCATGGCGTGGGTGTTTGCCACCTACGGTCTGCCCAAGTTCATGACGGGAGCGGAGTCTCTGCGCCCAACCAATAGCGAGTCTATGGACACTTTGCAGTGGATGCAGGACCGCCTCGGCCAGCAAAACGAAGCCAGCCTGCCCATCCTCATCACAGGGCCAGAGGGGGACCTCCGCGCTCGCGCCCAGGCACTCTCGGTGAAGCTCGATGCAGCGGTCAAAGACGGCACGCTTATCCGTCAGGCTTTGCCCACCTTGCTCATCAGCGATCCTGCAGCCCAGACGGCGAATCGCGAATTCATTCAATGGCTGTTGGCTGAGCAACCGCGTCTGGAAAAGGCCGTGGACGCAGCCGGGTTTGCCGAGGCGGCAGTAGCTCTGCTGCGAGGTGTCTGTGGTGTCTGGAAGCCAGCTCTTGACGGCCCCTGGCCTCAGGATGAAGCTACCTCCGCCGCCGCACCCGTGCTAGGCCGCCTCTTGGCGACGGGCGCACGCGCTGCTAAAGCGGACATGAAAGCGGGCGAAGGTGTGGCCCTGGCCTCCATCAGCCTCGCGGGTAAACCAGGCCTTCCGGACCGGGCGAAACTGGCCGCCGTGCAAAAGCTGCTCACACCGGATACCGGGGCCTGGGTGGCGGGGTGGGAAACACTGGGTGGAGCCCTCTCCTCCATCGTCCAGCATGACCTCAATCAGCAGCTACTTCCCATCATCGGCATCATCAGCATCACCCTTTTGATCACTTTCCGCGGCGCTAAAGATCTGCTGCTTTCCGTCCTCCTCCTCGCAGGGGGTTTAGGCGGCCTGGCAGCGACCATGAGTTTGTTAGGCCTGGGGTGGAATCTGGCCAGTTTGGCCGCGATACCCTTGCTGTTAGGCACCGGCATTGACTATGGCATCCACATCTTGCTGGCCCTGAAACGCACGGGCAATGACATCCGTTATGTGCAGGCCACCACGGGCAAAGCCGTGTTCTTTTCAGGCATGACCACCGTCATCGGTTTTGCCAGCCTCTTCTTTGCTGGGAATCGTGGTATCTCCAGCTTGGGCCTCGCTTGCTGTGTGGGCACCCTGTGGATCTTGTTCATCGTCCTCTGGCTGCTGCCTCACTGGCGCGCTTGGCTGCGGGTGAAGTAGGAGGGCATCACGGCTTTTCGGCCGTGAGCGGATCTCCCAAAGCGTTCACGCTTCCTCGCCCAAAGGTGGCCTCTTTGTCATTGGTGAATTTAAAATAAAACAGGACCGGTGGGGAGTCTGGGAACATTTGCCCTTCAGCTTCCACGATGTCGCCCGCGCGGACTTTCCATTTCAGAGGCGTCTTCGTCGCGCCGTGCTTGCGAAAGCCCTTTTGGTCTTTGGTGAAATGGTATTCCGTGCCCACTGCGCTGTACCAAGATTTTTCCACAAAGAACTCTTCGACCTTCGACGACTTTGCCTGGGGACTGGCTTCAGCAGCGGCCGAGGACACGCTGCCCAAGGTCACTTTTTCACGAATTTTAGCGATCTTTAAAACGGCCTGCATGTCCTTGCCCGTGGGCGATTTCAGCAGCGCGTCTAACCGTTGAAGGGTGCTGTCTTGGATCGGCTTCAGGGCGTTGGCTCGAGCCGCATCATACTGCCCTAGAAGATGGGTAATCGCCGGGTGAGCCGAAGGAATTTTGGTCCCATCGAGTTTAGCACTTAATTGTTCTGAGACGGTGGCCGCACCTGCGGTATCGCCTTTGGAAACTAAGTTCGCGGCGATGGCTGTGCCTTCCCGCTGGAGTGTCGCTTGGAGTTTCTCCGTGGCCTTAGAGGCTTTGGTTTCATAGTCCTTTTCAATCTCTTCAGGCGTCTGTCCCCGCGCCATTAAAGTGCCGAGCATCAGCAGGGTGAGAAAAATCTTCGTCATCATGATTAAGGCCTATTTTGGCCGCGCTCCATGGCTGCCTGCAAGCGCGATTATTCCCCCTCGAACTTCCTTGTATGCGTGCGCCCGCATTTCTCAGGCATTCACGGTCGCCTCCAGATTGGTCTCTTCCACCACCTGCTTTTGGGCATTGATTCCTAAAGCCAAGACGCCGGCGAGTACGAAGGCCACGGCGCAGAGAAGGATGCCTTCCTGGTAGTCATGGTTGTCATCAAAGGTCAGCAGGACAAAGGCGAAAAGTTTCGGCTGGATGGCAGCACCAAAGTTCCCCCACATGTTGGACCAGCCAAAGAGCTGCGCCTGATGCCGACCACTGATGTCCTGCATGCAGGCCCAGGCGGCAGGCAGGGCTAGATCGGCAAAAAAAGCCACAGCCCCGAAGGCGATGGCGAGAGGAATGGGGGAGTCCAGGGTCAAAGCGATGAGGTAAGATCCCGCTGCGAGAAAGCGCGTGGTCGCCAGTGGTAGGCGGCGTCCCCAGCGGCAGCCCAGCTTGCGCGTGCAGTAGTCCGTGAGCATGCCTCCCAGCGGCAGCGAGGCAATGCCGATGGTCAGGGCCAGAGTGGAGATGGTCCCCGTCTCTTTTTCGCTGAGCCCCACGGCCTTGGTCAGGTAGTCGGGCAGGGAGAGAATGAGGAAGGCCCAACCAATATTGGTGAGAAACTGGTAGCCATTCATCAGCCACAAGTTGCCACTTTGCAGCACGGGCACCCAGGGAAAGCGGCGTGGCGGTGCTTTGGTGGGGGAGAAGTCGCCACGCCCTTCCGCCAGCAGGGCTACCTCGCTAGCATTGCAGGCGGGGTGGAGTTTGGGGTGCTCGCGGTAAACCGTCCAAAAGACCCCGGCTACGACGATGCCAAAGGCACCATACAGCCAACCTGCCCAGCGCCAGTCACCCAGACTCAAAATGACAGTGGCGGTCAGCCAAGGTGCCAGAGCACCGCCGATGCGCCCACCCATGGAGATGATGCTGCTGGCGAGGCCACGGGACTCCACCTGCGCCCATTTGGTCATGAAGCTGCTGCTGGCGGGGTAGGCCCCAGCCTCTGCTAACCCACATCCCAGCCGCGCGATGAAAAGGGTGACAAAACCCACCGAGAAACTGGTGGCCAGGGTGAAGAGCGACCAACTGGCGATGTACACCGTCATCAGCACACGACCGCCAAAGCGGTCGCTCAGCCAACCCGCCGGCACTTGAGCCAGGGCATAGGCCCAGAAGAATGCCCCTTTGACCCAGTCCATCTCGTCACGGGTGACGTGCAGGCTTTCCTTGAAAGACTCTGAACCCACGATCCAGGCCAGGCAGACCCGGTCCAGATACATCAAAAAAGCAGCAAGCGTCGTCGCTGCCAGGATGGAGTGACGGACCTTCGTGGGAGCTTCGGGCATCTCATCTCTACGGGCATGCTCTGTGCCGCATTGCAGGATTCTATGCAGCCAAATGTGCTGGCTTCTGGTATGCGAATCCTAATGGCTCAATCGGCTACCCTGCGGAGCCTCAGTAGAGCAGCACATTGATCTCCGAATCGGTCAGGAGAGATGTGTCATGCACGGCGAGGAGATCCCCGACTTGTTCCAGATTTTTCCA from the Prosthecobacter dejongeii genome contains:
- a CDS encoding MMPL family transporter; the protein is MRALFSKPWFIALLILPLFIGGLVRLKLETDILATLPGEVPEVRALKLLRDGFAGGSDLLIALEAEDEAAAETAMTTLAERLQKRTDLVKEVRWAQPMEQQAQSGAALMAWSLQNADPAQLRAVRARLEGEGAQVKIQQSLQTVANSLDAEKVQRASYDPLGLLDSLDASAMSALEGSMFGLVSEDGMFRLLLVTPATSVGNYKSAEAWLQQIKAEVADWRGDQKLTLRYTGEPAFQAEIGAGIEKDMSSTIGITEVLIALLFWVMFRRLKPLLWIQGLLMLSMVLTMGAGGLLVGKLSIMSLGFAAIVLGIIVDYAVLIIQEARQHPHLDAKGLRRLAAPGIIAGACTTATVFLSLLFSGLPGLAELGLLVALGVLVGLCVMLAFAPRFTAGKQPPNSVVEITGPPARPGLAILATLFLLGGMAWVFATYGLPKFMTGAESLRPTNSESMDTLQWMQDRLGQQNEASLPILITGPEGDLRARAQALSVKLDAAVKDGTLIRQALPTLLISDPAAQTANREFIQWLLAEQPRLEKAVDAAGFAEAAVALLRGVCGVWKPALDGPWPQDEATSAAAPVLGRLLATGARAAKADMKAGEGVALASISLAGKPGLPDRAKLAAVQKLLTPDTGAWVAGWETLGGALSSIVQHDLNQQLLPIIGIISITLLITFRGAKDLLLSVLLLAGGLGGLAATMSLLGLGWNLASLAAIPLLLGTGIDYGIHILLALKRTGNDIRYVQATTGKAVFFSGMTTVIGFASLFFAGNRGISSLGLACCVGTLWILFIVLWLLPHWRAWLRVK
- a CDS encoding PSD1 and planctomycete cytochrome C domain-containing protein, producing the protein MMRVPLLVFLALEAPLSGAVDYMAQIKPLLQTHCVKCHGATTQKAKLRLDTAAAALQGGGRGAAVLPGKAQESLLYQVIAGTHGEIAQMPYKRGPLDTPQIALIQQWIAEGAQAPANEPLSDDRHWAYIAPKKAGIPAAAQKLNPVDHFIQARLTQEGLSLAPPAVMETQLRRLYLDLTGLPPSPAQVTAFVQAAQTSPKAYEKEVSQLLESPHYGERWGRWWLDQARYADSHGYSIDAPRSIWPYRDWVIQALNADMPFDRFSIEQLAGDMLPQPTLAQLVATGFHRNTQINQEGGIDKEQFRIESVFDRVATTGTVWLGLTIGCAQCHDHKFDAISHEEYFQFFAFLNNQDEPTLNLPDPHLDKAALQAEQKALQEKITAYIARHQKDFTQWEAELSPASRAQLPKDRQAALKRPAAQRSLTQQRLLFASGPGVADQEFRAFNERYMEITGLLERGLTTLVMKELPQPRKTTLFIKGDFTRPAAEQKPAVPAVLHDLTVANPTRLDLAKWLVSRDNPLTARVIVNRLWQQYFGRGLVDTENDFGTMGSLPTHPELLDWLAVEFMENGWSLKHMHRLIVTSQTYRQSSVASQNPQAVTRDPNNMWLGRQNRLRLDAEIVRDVCLTSSGLLVPKLGGPPVYPPIPEGVLSLGQVKRSWPLSKGADRYRRGLYTFIFRATPPPGLSVFDAPDGFSTCTRRLRSNTPLQALTLLNDTAFVEFAQALEKIVKKDGLEAAFQRCTARLPTAEERATLSLLSPQEISRVLLNLDETITRE
- a CDS encoding MFS transporter — protein: MPEAPTKVRHSILAATTLAAFLMYLDRVCLAWIVGSESFKESLHVTRDEMDWVKGAFFWAYALAQVPAGWLSDRFGGRVLMTVYIASWSLFTLATSFSVGFVTLFIARLGCGLAEAGAYPASSSFMTKWAQVESRGLASSIISMGGRIGGALAPWLTATVILSLGDWRWAGWLYGAFGIVVAGVFWTVYREHPKLHPACNASEVALLAEGRGDFSPTKAPPRRFPWVPVLQSGNLWLMNGYQFLTNIGWAFLILSLPDYLTKAVGLSEKETGTISTLALTIGIASLPLGGMLTDYCTRKLGCRWGRRLPLATTRFLAAGSYLIALTLDSPIPLAIAFGAVAFFADLALPAAWACMQDISGRHQAQLFGWSNMWGNFGAAIQPKLFAFVLLTFDDNHDYQEGILLCAVAFVLAGVLALGINAQKQVVEETNLEATVNA
- a CDS encoding L,D-transpeptidase is translated as MRWIVLFLLGCGSAMLQAQEGADRAADAQVPKDQNTILQLQIFLDKHLFGPGKLDGAVGEFTYKAVVNYNFASGNRDLYDWTPALKAAAKEVPVVFAAFKIRSDLAKFVNPKLPEKPEDQVKYDYMAYRSYAELVAERFHTDEGFLAKCNPELNMAQLQPGDVVVVPNVRSFRIEDVKPVQSFAKDPALSTHTIVVDTTERMAAVYTSDEKLLAAFPITPGKPEFIPVGTWSVKTMMTTPSFRYDKQFLEAGVRGKEAYQLPPGPNSPVGIIWCGLSKSGIGLHGTASPRTIGRSQSAGCVRLANWDAIRLPTLVRPESRVIVR
- a CDS encoding TerC family protein; this encodes MLFPLDALLAFALPSTAELMDAFPIIISLIIIEGLLSVDNALAIAAMANHLPEKQKFLALKFGIIGAYLFRGICLAFAAYIIANPWLKICGAAYLVYLMSEHFTGGGDEDNDGKPDSANQRGFWPTVIGIEIMDLSLSVDNVVAAVAMSPKLWVVCTGVFIGILALRFVAGACIRLLEKFPILADTAFVLIGYVGGILVYELLSDPASGFQVFPGPVHVGPERKFIGIVLILGISILYAKVPGVQVALKPLFKALLVPMKIVAMTVGLALKIILLPFTLIIKLFKSKEVTPTPPPSL
- a CDS encoding carboxylesterase family protein, whose product is MIRPLFAAILALAMTLSLPAAELTPQSFEGEVTLKVGYKYLLSLPEGYAAAADKKWPLLVFLHGAGERGDNLELLKKHGPPKLIAAGKKFEAIVVCPQVPTGNVWNEQGVKALTDEIIRTHRVDTSRLYLTGISMGGFGTWDTALAYPDTYAAIAPICGGAGIGFLLADRLKTQPCWIFHGDQDKAVPVEYSLQMHKALQKVGSPAKLTLYPGVAHDSWTQTYDNEEFWTWLFAQKKP